Proteins encoded in a region of the Roseateles sp. SL47 genome:
- the mreC gene encoding rod shape-determining protein MreC — protein MPLGTLDRNPPPLFREGPSALTKLAFCAALAVFLMVADSRFNVTAPARAGLALALHPLQRVLLVPVDAWEQAGDYSRGMERATEAENQARRQLAEQAVILSRANQLQAENQRLRSLLALREALPVKGLAAEVLYEAADPFSRRIVIDRGGHRGVRLGAPVVNDAGVLGQVTRVYPLSAEVTLLTDREATIPVLNARTQQRGVAYGGERGVMELRFMAANADIKAGDDLVTSGLDGVYPPGLPVAKVGEVERRGDTSFARVGLAPVAQPDSARHVLVLEPLAGHEEARAEAEAEAASAAAATDGTKGKGKGGRGSRSAPPPADAGATTAAGSTAAGAEGAAAASRGASR, from the coding sequence ATGCCACTCGGCACTCTGGATCGCAATCCACCGCCACTGTTCCGCGAAGGGCCGTCCGCGCTGACGAAGCTGGCCTTTTGTGCGGCACTGGCGGTGTTTCTCATGGTGGCGGATTCCCGCTTCAACGTCACGGCTCCGGCGCGTGCCGGCTTGGCCCTGGCCCTGCATCCGCTGCAGCGGGTGCTGCTGGTGCCGGTGGATGCCTGGGAGCAGGCCGGCGACTATTCCCGTGGCATGGAGCGGGCCACCGAGGCCGAGAACCAGGCCCGTCGGCAACTGGCCGAGCAGGCAGTGATCCTCAGCCGTGCCAATCAGCTGCAGGCCGAGAACCAGCGCCTGCGGTCCCTGCTGGCGCTGCGCGAGGCGTTGCCGGTGAAGGGGCTGGCCGCAGAGGTGCTGTATGAGGCGGCGGACCCGTTCTCCCGGCGCATCGTCATCGACCGGGGCGGCCATCGCGGCGTGCGTCTGGGCGCGCCGGTGGTTAATGATGCCGGCGTGCTGGGGCAGGTGACACGGGTCTATCCGCTGTCGGCCGAGGTCACGTTGCTGACCGACCGCGAAGCGACCATTCCGGTGCTGAATGCCCGCACGCAGCAGCGTGGCGTGGCCTATGGCGGCGAACGGGGCGTGATGGAGCTGCGCTTCATGGCGGCCAATGCGGACATCAAGGCCGGGGACGATCTGGTCACCTCGGGCCTGGACGGGGTGTATCCGCCCGGACTCCCCGTCGCCAAGGTGGGCGAGGTGGAGCGACGCGGCGACACCAGTTTTGCGCGCGTCGGCCTGGCGCCTGTGGCGCAGCCGGACAGCGCCCGCCATGTGCTGGTGCTGGAACCGCTGGCCGGGCATGAAGAGGCCCGCGCTGAGGCGGAAGCCGAGGCTGCCAGTGCGGCGGCCGCGACCGACGGCACCAAGGGCAAAGGCAAGGGCGGCCGTGGCAGCCGCAGCGCACCACCGCCTGCGGACGCCGGAGCCACGACTGCGGCCGGCAGTACTGCGGCCGGGGCCGAAGGCGCTGCCGCCGCCAGCCGAGGAGCATCGCGATGA
- the mreD gene encoding rod shape-determining protein MreD has product MIMPRGTSQLLLPANPLFIAFSLVVALLVDMVPLGRQPWMPDVLALTLVFWNVHQPRRVGVGWAFFFGLMIDVHHGALLGQHALAYSLLAFGAVALHRRLLWFTLGAQALHVLPLFLLAQMIAVSVRLMVGGMWPGWSLFLAPVLESMLWPLATLLLLAPQRRAPDPDAHRPL; this is encoded by the coding sequence ATGATCATGCCGCGTGGCACCAGCCAGCTTTTGCTGCCGGCCAACCCTCTTTTTATTGCTTTCAGCCTGGTCGTGGCCTTGCTGGTCGACATGGTGCCGCTGGGCCGCCAGCCCTGGATGCCGGATGTGCTGGCGCTGACGCTGGTCTTCTGGAACGTGCACCAGCCGCGCCGTGTGGGTGTGGGCTGGGCCTTCTTCTTCGGGCTGATGATCGACGTGCATCACGGCGCGCTACTGGGTCAGCATGCGCTGGCCTACAGCCTGCTGGCCTTCGGTGCGGTGGCGCTGCATCGTCGCCTGCTGTGGTTCACGCTCGGCGCTCAAGCCCTGCATGTGCTGCCCTTGTTCCTGCTGGCGCAGATGATTGCGGTGTCGGTGCGCCTGATGGTGGGCGGCATGTGGCCCGGCTGGAGCCTGTTCCTGGCGCCGGTGCTGGAGTCCATGTTGTGGCCTCTGGCCACCCTGCTGCTGCTGGCGCCGCAACGTCGTGCGCCGGACCCCGATGCGCACCGCCCGCTGTGA
- the mrdA gene encoding penicillin-binding protein 2 has protein sequence MTVLKNLHQELARFRLRLVAAALFVLFCFSLLVARLLFLQVAQHDTLLERAESNRISVVPIVPNRGLIVDRNGVVLASNYSAYTLEITPSKVTDLDETIDQLATVIDIQPRDRRRFKRLMEESKNFESLPIRTKLTDTEVAKFAAQRFRFPGVDIKARLFRSYPMGEVGSHMLGYIGRINQAEKKAMDDWPEEDVSNYRGTEYIGKLGLEQAYERELHGQTGFEEMETSAGGRAIRRLRNRPPTPGNTLHLSIDIKLQALVEKLYGDRRGALVAIDPRNGEVLAFVSKPSFDPNLFVDGIDADSWRELNENIDKPLLNRALRGTYPPGSTFKPYMAMAALNTGKRSPSVVIQDNLTYSFGGRTFGSAEGDRAGPKDMRLAIVTSSNVYFYSLANEMGVDLIHDQLEPFGFGRKTEIDLLGEVTGDLPSTEWKKKKFRRPEQQKWFAGETISLGIGQGYNNFTMLQLATAVSTLSTGGQRYRPRLVRDIEDVVKHTEHRTASDALEPLALRRADVDVIRNAMHDVTLEGTSRAVFAGAAYPSAGKTGTAQAIGLRAGQTYSSIKADERKRDHSLYIAFAPYEAPRIALALIVENAGFGSTSAAPIARRVFDYVLEGVYPSEEDIAKTQLGQTTAPIGSPRRVVDVPLPGQLPVPVSAASAASAASAASAASAASAAPAPVRTAGTPASAASAGAAAAPRPAQARPTPTPGAPPAALSVPPAAPPPAQRGASRPSPGASR, from the coding sequence ATGACGGTTCTGAAGAACCTGCATCAGGAGTTGGCACGCTTCCGGCTGCGGCTGGTGGCGGCCGCCCTGTTTGTGCTGTTCTGCTTCAGCCTGCTGGTGGCCCGCCTGCTGTTCCTGCAGGTGGCCCAGCACGACACCCTGCTGGAGCGGGCTGAATCCAACCGCATCTCGGTGGTGCCCATCGTGCCCAACCGGGGCCTGATCGTGGACCGCAACGGCGTGGTGCTGGCCAGCAACTATTCGGCCTACACGCTGGAAATCACCCCGTCCAAGGTGACCGACCTGGACGAGACCATCGACCAGCTGGCCACGGTCATCGACATCCAGCCGCGCGACCGTCGCCGCTTCAAACGGCTGATGGAAGAAAGCAAGAACTTCGAGTCGCTGCCGATCCGCACCAAGCTGACCGACACCGAAGTCGCCAAGTTCGCGGCCCAGCGCTTCCGCTTCCCCGGTGTGGACATTAAGGCGCGGCTGTTCCGCAGCTATCCCATGGGCGAGGTCGGCAGCCACATGCTGGGCTACATCGGCCGCATCAACCAGGCAGAAAAGAAGGCCATGGATGACTGGCCGGAAGAGGATGTCTCCAACTATCGCGGCACCGAATACATCGGCAAGCTGGGGCTGGAGCAGGCCTATGAACGCGAGCTGCACGGGCAGACCGGCTTCGAGGAAATGGAAACCAGCGCCGGGGGACGCGCCATCCGCCGCCTGCGTAACCGACCGCCCACCCCGGGCAACACCCTGCACCTCTCCATCGACATCAAGCTGCAGGCGCTGGTGGAGAAGCTGTATGGCGACCGCCGAGGCGCCCTCGTGGCCATCGATCCGCGCAATGGCGAGGTGCTGGCGTTTGTGTCCAAACCGTCCTTCGATCCCAATCTGTTCGTGGATGGCATTGATGCGGACAGTTGGCGGGAGCTGAACGAGAACATCGACAAGCCGCTGCTGAACCGCGCCCTGCGCGGCACCTATCCGCCGGGCTCCACCTTCAAGCCCTACATGGCCATGGCGGCCTTGAACACCGGCAAGCGTTCGCCCAGCGTGGTGATCCAGGACAACCTCACCTACAGCTTCGGCGGCCGCACGTTCGGCAGCGCGGAAGGCGACCGGGCGGGTCCGAAGGACATGCGGCTGGCCATCGTCACCTCCTCCAACGTCTATTTCTATTCCCTGGCCAATGAAATGGGCGTGGACCTGATCCACGACCAGCTTGAGCCGTTTGGTTTCGGCCGCAAGACGGAAATCGACCTGCTGGGCGAGGTCACCGGAGATCTTCCCTCCACCGAATGGAAGAAGAAGAAATTCCGCCGTCCGGAGCAGCAGAAGTGGTTTGCCGGCGAGACCATCTCGCTGGGCATCGGCCAGGGCTACAACAACTTCACCATGCTGCAATTGGCCACGGCCGTGTCCACGCTGTCCACCGGCGGGCAGCGGTATCGGCCGCGGCTGGTGCGGGACATCGAGGATGTGGTCAAGCACACCGAGCACCGGACCGCCAGTGATGCGCTGGAGCCGCTGGCCTTGCGCCGGGCGGATGTGGATGTGATCCGCAACGCCATGCACGATGTGACGCTGGAGGGCACATCGCGTGCGGTGTTTGCCGGGGCGGCCTACCCGAGCGCCGGAAAGACCGGGACGGCCCAGGCCATCGGCTTGCGTGCCGGCCAGACCTACAGCAGCATCAAGGCGGATGAACGCAAGCGCGACCATTCGCTCTACATCGCCTTCGCCCCGTATGAGGCCCCCCGGATCGCGCTGGCGCTGATTGTGGAGAACGCCGGCTTTGGGTCCACCTCGGCGGCCCCGATTGCGCGCCGGGTGTTCGACTATGTGCTGGAGGGGGTCTATCCCAGCGAGGAAGACATCGCCAAGACGCAACTCGGCCAGACCACCGCCCCCATCGGTAGCCCACGCCGAGTGGTGGATGTGCCGTTGCCGGGGCAACTGCCGGTGCCGGTCTCGGCGGCCTCTGCTGCTTCTGCTGCTTCTGCGGCATCGGCCGCGTCGGCTGCCTCGGCTGCACCCGCGCCGGTTCGGACGGCAGGCACACCCGCCAGCGCTGCCTCCGCCGGTGCCGCCGCAGCGCCCCGTCCCGCACAAGCCCGCCCGACGCCCACGCCAGGGGCACCACCGGCCGCCCTCTCTGTCCCACCGGCCGCGCCGCCGCCCGCCCAGCGCGGGGCGTCTCGACCCAGTCCGGGAGCTTCACGATGA
- the rodA gene encoding rod shape-determining protein RodA → MSAVFSKPSWLQRLKPWFAGFDVPLLLALFWIMGLGLMCMYSAGYDHGTRFVDHLRNGVLALIVMFVVSQVPPQRLMQAAVPLYTLGVMLLIAVALFGITKKGSTRWIRLGVEFQPSEMLKIAMPLMLAWWFQKREGQLRLPDFIAAFVLLTVPVGLIAKQPDLGTAILVLAAGLYVIFFAGLSWKLILPALVLAGAGITTLVLSEDQICQPDVKWPVLKDYQKDRVCTLLDPTKDPLGKGFHIIQGEIAIGSGGVTGKGFMKGTQTHLEFIPERTTDFIFAAYGEEFGLVGALGLLLGFTALILRGLAIAHEAPTLFSRLLAGAITLSFFTYVFVNMGMVTGILPVVGVPLPFISYGGTAMVTLGLALGMLMSIARSRGAMQR, encoded by the coding sequence ATGAGCGCTGTCTTCAGCAAACCCAGTTGGCTGCAACGGCTCAAGCCCTGGTTCGCCGGATTCGACGTGCCGCTGCTGCTGGCCCTGTTCTGGATCATGGGCCTGGGCCTGATGTGCATGTACTCCGCCGGTTACGACCACGGCACCCGCTTCGTGGACCATCTGCGCAACGGCGTGCTGGCCCTGATCGTCATGTTTGTGGTGTCCCAGGTGCCGCCGCAGCGGCTGATGCAGGCGGCCGTGCCGCTCTACACACTGGGGGTGATGCTGCTGATCGCCGTGGCGCTCTTCGGTATCACCAAGAAGGGCTCCACCCGATGGATACGCCTGGGTGTGGAATTCCAGCCGTCGGAGATGCTCAAGATCGCCATGCCGCTGATGCTGGCCTGGTGGTTCCAGAAGCGGGAAGGGCAGTTGCGATTGCCGGACTTCATTGCCGCCTTTGTGCTGCTGACGGTACCGGTGGGTCTGATTGCGAAGCAGCCGGACCTGGGCACCGCCATCCTGGTGCTGGCGGCCGGGCTCTATGTGATCTTCTTTGCCGGTTTGTCCTGGAAGCTCATCCTGCCCGCCCTGGTGCTGGCGGGTGCGGGCATCACCACGCTGGTGTTGAGTGAGGACCAGATCTGCCAGCCGGATGTGAAATGGCCGGTGCTCAAGGACTATCAGAAGGACCGGGTCTGCACCCTGCTGGACCCGACCAAGGACCCGCTGGGCAAAGGCTTCCACATCATCCAGGGCGAGATCGCCATCGGCTCCGGGGGCGTGACCGGCAAGGGGTTCATGAAGGGCACGCAGACCCATCTGGAATTCATTCCCGAACGCACCACGGACTTCATCTTTGCCGCCTATGGCGAGGAATTCGGGCTGGTGGGCGCGCTGGGGCTGCTGCTGGGTTTCACCGCGCTGATCCTGCGGGGGCTGGCGATTGCGCATGAGGCGCCGACGCTGTTCTCGCGGCTGCTGGCGGGCGCCATCACGCTGAGCTTCTTCACCTACGTGTTTGTGAACATGGGCATGGTGACCGGCATCCTGCCGGTGGTGGGGGTGCCCTTGCCCTTCATTTCCTATGGCGGCACGGCCATGGTGACGCTGGGGTTGGCGCTGGGCATGCTGATGTCGATTGCCCGCAGCCGAGGGGCGATGCAGCGCTGA